From a single Planctellipticum variicoloris genomic region:
- a CDS encoding CehA/McbA family metallohydrolase, translated as MPGSLRVVVVGLLFLGTASAREISLRDVDAQPLGSQIRRLIETFESLGTPFDDAVIEELRMAMREGNASRLQTILDPHVAAVGTVVASGPALRAENHAVSLQQHGYVPVLIKVLNPAESTGRWEVQSPQAGLAFRGQADLSMVRQQQEQFKDDKQTPDVAGRFLHLEPYGQPPQIRNLSGLAVEYVVLLMAADTPGRHPIVLRWGVADDDGQVRRWAETELTVNVQPAHVVRLQVRDERNLPSTARLTIRDARGRVYPPQARRVAPDLFFEPQIYRHDGETVLLPPGQYVVESGRGPEYVRQSQELAVPADGEAQWSFALVRWVDPAAAGFFGGDHHIHAAGCSHYTSPTEGVTPADMFRQVKGEGLNVGCVLTWGPCFDVQRRFFGPVVHGLSEPQTVLKYDLEISGFGSQALGHVCLLNLQNQEYPGSDGTATKGWPTWTTPVMRWAKEQGGVTGYAHSASGLAINPANEAQRLVRVRDRNGDQSLSVEEASVGVLSEDVAKVDADGDGRLSVAELERSLTRASLELPNYAIPEMNGVGAMEICVAASEGVCDFISAMDTERIQEWNTWYHLLNCGFPLKVSGETDFPCMSSLQVGQGRVYVHLGAAERIDFADWCRGLAEGRSYVSDGYAHALQFHVGGQSPGPEPVRLNEPGTIPVRATVTFAAETPIGVAHGTSEASAGRRVAGDTRILHAARENGMVRGGQRTVDLVVNGVARKSWEVPADGRSHDLAFELPIDGSCWVALRSFPQLHTNPVTVLVKDEPVRASRRSAQWCAEMTEVLWQNRERAIAPAEREAAREAFERTIRRFRGLAEESPGGS; from the coding sequence ATGCCTGGAAGTCTGCGAGTCGTCGTTGTGGGACTGCTGTTTCTCGGGACGGCCTCAGCCCGAGAAATCTCCTTGCGTGATGTCGACGCTCAGCCTCTGGGATCGCAGATTCGCCGACTGATCGAGACGTTCGAGTCTCTGGGAACGCCCTTCGACGATGCTGTCATCGAGGAACTGCGGATGGCAATGCGCGAGGGAAATGCCTCGCGACTGCAGACCATCCTGGATCCACACGTTGCGGCGGTCGGCACCGTCGTAGCGTCCGGTCCGGCTCTGCGCGCGGAGAACCACGCTGTTTCGCTTCAGCAGCATGGATACGTGCCGGTTCTGATCAAGGTGCTCAATCCTGCGGAATCGACCGGCCGCTGGGAAGTCCAGAGTCCGCAGGCTGGTCTGGCGTTTCGGGGGCAGGCGGACCTGTCGATGGTGCGTCAGCAGCAGGAGCAGTTCAAGGATGACAAGCAGACGCCGGACGTCGCCGGGCGCTTTCTGCATCTCGAACCGTATGGACAACCGCCGCAGATCCGGAACTTGAGCGGGCTGGCCGTCGAGTACGTCGTCCTGCTGATGGCCGCGGACACTCCGGGACGGCATCCCATCGTGCTTCGTTGGGGCGTCGCCGATGACGACGGCCAGGTTCGGCGATGGGCTGAAACCGAGCTGACCGTCAATGTTCAGCCGGCGCATGTCGTTCGGCTGCAGGTGCGGGATGAACGGAATCTGCCGAGCACCGCCCGGCTGACCATTCGCGACGCCCGGGGGCGGGTCTATCCGCCGCAGGCGCGGCGGGTGGCGCCCGATCTGTTTTTCGAGCCGCAGATCTATCGTCACGACGGCGAAACCGTCCTGCTGCCGCCCGGCCAATACGTCGTCGAGAGCGGTCGTGGTCCGGAGTACGTCCGGCAGTCGCAGGAGTTGGCGGTCCCTGCAGACGGGGAGGCACAATGGTCGTTCGCGCTGGTCCGCTGGGTCGATCCGGCCGCCGCGGGCTTCTTCGGCGGCGACCATCACATTCATGCGGCGGGGTGTTCGCATTACACGTCGCCGACCGAGGGGGTTACGCCGGCCGATATGTTTCGGCAGGTGAAGGGCGAGGGGCTCAACGTCGGCTGCGTGCTGACGTGGGGGCCGTGCTTCGACGTGCAGCGGCGGTTCTTCGGGCCGGTCGTGCACGGTCTCAGCGAGCCGCAGACGGTTCTCAAGTACGACCTGGAAATCAGCGGCTTCGGTTCGCAGGCGCTGGGGCACGTCTGCCTGCTGAATCTCCAGAACCAGGAGTATCCCGGCTCCGACGGCACCGCGACGAAGGGCTGGCCCACCTGGACGACACCCGTCATGCGCTGGGCCAAGGAGCAGGGTGGGGTGACCGGCTACGCCCACTCCGCCAGCGGCCTGGCGATTAACCCGGCCAACGAGGCCCAGCGGCTGGTTCGCGTCCGCGACCGGAATGGCGACCAGTCGCTGTCAGTCGAGGAAGCCTCGGTCGGCGTGCTGTCCGAGGACGTCGCGAAGGTCGATGCTGATGGCGACGGTCGATTGAGCGTTGCCGAACTGGAACGGAGTCTGACGCGGGCGTCTCTCGAGTTGCCGAATTATGCGATTCCCGAAATGAACGGCGTCGGTGCGATGGAGATCTGCGTTGCGGCGTCGGAGGGTGTCTGCGATTTCATCAGCGCGATGGATACGGAACGGATCCAGGAATGGAACACGTGGTATCACCTGCTCAATTGCGGTTTTCCGCTCAAAGTCAGCGGCGAGACCGACTTCCCCTGCATGAGCAGCCTGCAGGTCGGGCAGGGGCGGGTCTACGTGCATCTGGGCGCCGCCGAGCGGATCGACTTCGCCGACTGGTGCCGCGGGCTGGCGGAAGGCCGGTCGTATGTGTCCGACGGCTATGCACATGCCCTGCAGTTCCACGTTGGCGGTCAGTCGCCGGGGCCCGAGCCGGTTCGGTTGAATGAACCGGGAACCATTCCTGTTCGAGCAACGGTCACCTTCGCGGCGGAAACGCCAATTGGCGTGGCGCACGGCACGAGCGAAGCCTCCGCCGGCCGGCGCGTCGCCGGCGACACGCGGATCCTGCACGCGGCGCGGGAGAACGGGATGGTCCGCGGCGGACAACGGACGGTCGATCTGGTGGTCAACGGCGTGGCGCGGAAGTCGTGGGAAGTCCCTGCGGATGGTCGGTCGCACGACCTGGCGTTCGAACTGCCGATCGACGGGAGCTGCTGGGTGGCCCTGCGGTCGTTTCCCCAACTGCACACCAATCCGGTGACGGTGCTTGTCAAAGACGAACCGGTCCGGGCCTCGCGGCGGAGCGCCCAATGGTGTGCGGAGATGACCGAAGTCCTCTGGCAGAACCGGGAGCGGGCCATCGCGCCGGCCGAACGCGAGGCCGCCCGCGAAGCCTTCGAACGGACGATCCGACGGTTTCGGGGGCTGGCGGAGGAGAGTCCGGGTGGTTCGTAG
- a CDS encoding leucine-rich repeat domain-containing protein gives MLRWGWTGLLLGLVATWTATTQAADVEFPDEKLDTVIREILKKKSIDKTDKAKKIAEEDLVNIYFLEAPNKGIANLAGLEKCRNLAQVRLTGNQIKDVAPLQECVNIQSLDLAKNQIGDIGPLAKLTKLQYLQLEDNQIKSLDAVASLKALNALYVSRNQIESLAPVAELPKLAAVYAEKNKVSDVSPLKTVKWLERIDLKDNQVKDIAPLSSLTELRWTFLERNQIADIAPLVEMAKKDAAGDKRFAPYWNLYLTGNPLSDASKGQVEELKKIGVRVHN, from the coding sequence ATGCTGCGCTGGGGTTGGACGGGACTGCTGCTGGGTTTGGTGGCCACATGGACGGCGACGACGCAGGCCGCGGACGTGGAGTTCCCGGACGAGAAGCTGGATACGGTGATTCGCGAGATCCTCAAGAAGAAGTCGATCGACAAGACGGACAAGGCGAAGAAGATCGCCGAGGAAGATCTGGTCAACATTTACTTCCTCGAAGCCCCGAACAAGGGGATCGCGAACCTGGCGGGCCTGGAGAAGTGCCGGAACCTGGCGCAGGTCCGGTTGACCGGCAATCAGATCAAGGACGTCGCGCCGCTGCAGGAATGCGTCAACATTCAGTCGCTGGACCTGGCGAAGAACCAGATCGGGGACATCGGCCCGCTGGCCAAGCTGACGAAGCTGCAGTACCTGCAGCTCGAAGACAACCAGATCAAGAGCCTCGACGCGGTTGCATCGCTGAAGGCGCTCAATGCGCTGTACGTGAGCCGGAACCAGATCGAATCGCTGGCCCCGGTGGCCGAGCTGCCGAAGCTCGCCGCGGTCTACGCCGAGAAGAACAAGGTCTCGGACGTTTCGCCGCTGAAGACGGTGAAGTGGCTGGAGCGGATCGACTTGAAGGACAACCAGGTGAAGGATATCGCGCCGCTGTCGAGCCTGACCGAGCTGCGCTGGACGTTCCTGGAACGGAACCAGATCGCCGACATCGCCCCGCTGGTCGAGATGGCGAAGAAGGACGCCGCCGGGGACAAGCGGTTCGCTCCGTACTGGAATCTCTACCTCACCGGGAACCCGCTGAGCGACGCCTCGAAGGGGCAGGTCGAGGAGCTGAAGAAGATCGGCGTGAGGGTGCATAATTGA
- a CDS encoding transglutaminase family protein: protein MRRADWTVVVIATGWLTTGLMLGATAADPPPASALLPANRNTTFRSVAELAAEARKSVVVIEFQGRDGDRQGLGSGVIIDEAGLVATNLHVIGEARPILVRLHDGRQLEVKAIYATERDQDLAILQIDAAGLPALPLGNSDSLVDGQQVVAIGNPLGLERSVVSGVLSGRRDVDGREMLQLAIPIERGNSGGPLLDMDGRVHGLLTLKSQQTDNLGFAVPSKAILPLLKQPNPIPMDRWLTIGVLDPVDWTVLPGGRWRQRAGRIVGEGRGAGIGARAMCLSTEPTPELPYEVAVTVRYEPAEGAAGLVFLSDGGDRHYGFYPSNGELRLSRFDGPDVYAWTVLQQIRSPHLKKAGWNTLKVRLEQGRIACYVNDHLVIESADAAFTRGRAGLCKFRQTEAEFKGFRIAAEIPLSHPTGEVAGRVQTAMTEWLDGDRQQGMKVVQRLANEPATSLILLQDEAERLEQRAEKLRRLATDVHHQQTLNEISRIVEAEPGKLDLLRAALLIARLDNPELDVDDYVQSVDRMAARIGRDWSDATPAPERLAGLNRYLFAEQGYHGSRMDYHNRSNSYLNEVIDDREGMPITLAVLYMELARRLNLPVVGVGLPGHFVVRHEPANDPQQLIDVFERGKLLSRDEAIQRVREYSGAPWEDRYLEAMPPKAILIRMLRNLFNTAREEENSERMYRYTDAVLAISPDSEQDRFFRAVLAYQTQRLAQSRQDVNWLLQHPLENVSAAAIEDLARALSRAEGTSE, encoded by the coding sequence ATGCGTCGAGCGGACTGGACTGTCGTGGTGATCGCCACCGGATGGCTGACCACCGGCCTGATGCTCGGAGCAACCGCCGCCGATCCACCCCCCGCCTCGGCTCTGCTCCCCGCCAATCGCAACACCACCTTTCGCAGCGTCGCGGAGCTGGCCGCCGAAGCCCGTAAGTCGGTCGTGGTCATCGAATTCCAGGGCCGCGACGGCGACCGCCAGGGACTCGGCTCCGGGGTGATCATCGACGAGGCCGGCCTGGTCGCCACCAATCTGCACGTGATCGGCGAAGCCCGTCCAATCCTCGTCCGCCTGCACGACGGCCGGCAGCTCGAAGTCAAAGCCATCTACGCCACCGAACGCGATCAGGACCTGGCCATCCTGCAGATCGACGCCGCCGGCCTCCCCGCCCTCCCCCTCGGCAACTCCGACTCACTCGTCGACGGCCAGCAGGTCGTGGCCATCGGCAACCCGCTCGGGCTGGAACGCAGCGTCGTCAGCGGCGTCCTCTCCGGTCGCCGTGACGTCGACGGCCGCGAAATGCTCCAGCTCGCCATCCCCATCGAACGTGGCAACAGTGGCGGTCCGCTGCTCGACATGGACGGCCGCGTCCACGGACTCCTGACCCTCAAATCCCAGCAGACCGACAACCTCGGCTTCGCCGTTCCGTCCAAAGCGATCCTGCCCCTTCTGAAGCAGCCCAACCCCATCCCGATGGATCGCTGGCTGACCATCGGCGTCCTCGATCCCGTAGACTGGACCGTCCTGCCCGGCGGGCGCTGGCGGCAGCGGGCCGGACGGATTGTCGGCGAAGGCCGCGGCGCAGGAATCGGAGCCCGGGCCATGTGCCTGTCGACCGAGCCGACTCCGGAACTGCCGTACGAAGTCGCCGTCACGGTCCGCTATGAGCCCGCTGAAGGAGCGGCAGGACTGGTCTTTCTGAGTGACGGCGGCGACCGGCACTACGGATTCTATCCCAGCAACGGCGAGCTCCGGCTCTCGCGCTTCGACGGTCCCGACGTCTACGCCTGGACCGTCCTGCAGCAAATCCGCTCGCCCCACCTGAAGAAGGCCGGCTGGAACACGCTCAAAGTCCGTCTCGAACAGGGCCGGATCGCCTGTTACGTCAACGATCACCTGGTGATCGAATCGGCCGACGCCGCCTTCACCCGCGGACGGGCCGGCCTCTGCAAGTTCCGCCAGACCGAAGCCGAGTTCAAAGGCTTTCGCATCGCCGCCGAAATCCCGCTGAGCCACCCGACCGGCGAAGTCGCCGGGCGCGTGCAGACCGCCATGACCGAATGGCTCGACGGCGACCGGCAGCAGGGCATGAAAGTCGTCCAGCGCCTCGCAAACGAACCCGCCACCAGCCTGATCCTGCTCCAGGACGAGGCCGAGCGGCTCGAACAGCGGGCGGAGAAACTCCGCCGGCTGGCCACCGACGTCCATCATCAGCAGACTCTGAACGAGATCTCGCGGATCGTCGAAGCGGAACCGGGCAAACTGGATCTGCTGCGGGCGGCGCTCCTCATCGCCCGGCTCGACAACCCGGAGCTCGACGTCGATGACTACGTGCAGTCGGTCGACCGCATGGCCGCCAGGATCGGCCGCGACTGGTCCGACGCCACCCCGGCCCCCGAACGCCTGGCAGGCCTCAACCGCTACCTGTTCGCCGAGCAGGGCTACCACGGCAGCCGGATGGACTACCACAACCGCTCGAACAGCTACCTCAACGAGGTGATCGACGACCGCGAAGGCATGCCGATCACGCTGGCGGTCCTCTACATGGAACTGGCCCGCCGGCTGAACCTGCCCGTCGTCGGCGTCGGCCTGCCCGGCCACTTCGTCGTCCGCCACGAACCGGCGAACGATCCGCAGCAGCTCATCGACGTCTTCGAACGGGGCAAGCTGCTGTCGCGCGACGAAGCGATCCAGCGCGTGCGGGAATACTCCGGCGCTCCGTGGGAAGACCGATACCTCGAAGCCATGCCCCCGAAAGCGATCCTGATCCGGATGCTGCGCAACCTGTTCAACACCGCCCGGGAGGAGGAAAACTCCGAGCGGATGTATCGCTACACGGATGCGGTCCTGGCGATCTCGCCCGATTCCGAACAGGACCGCTTCTTCCGGGCGGTGCTGGCCTACCAGACCCAGCGGCTGGCGCAATCCCGCCAGGACGTCAACTGGCTCCTGCAGCACCCGCTGGAAAATGTCAGCGCCGCCGCCATCGAAGACCTCGCCCGCGCGCTTTCAAGGGCGGAGGGAACGAGCGAGTAA
- a CDS encoding DUF1559 domain-containing protein yields MCSIAIGLAVLFLTRSHLAVSTPVWVARRVQCRNNLKHIGLALHNYSETYDGFPATAGGDPPMSWRVAILPYVDQGPLFKAYDPARRWDEAPNTDVLTTRVYPMLCPAVERQHDEAGRYFASYVAPIGPETVLRRTESLQFAEITDGTSSTLMVVEACGLEIPWTEPRDFDVTRGPIGIDLKGHGRTDSPGLMSGYHTGGVHVLFGDGAVRFLSQKTDPAVLNALLTADGGDDPGEDW; encoded by the coding sequence GTGTGTTCGATCGCCATCGGGCTGGCGGTGTTGTTTCTGACCCGCAGCCATCTCGCCGTTTCCACACCGGTCTGGGTTGCGCGAAGAGTCCAGTGTCGGAACAATCTCAAGCATATTGGTCTGGCGCTCCATAACTACTCAGAGACTTATGACGGCTTTCCCGCGACTGCTGGCGGCGACCCGCCGATGAGCTGGCGGGTGGCGATCCTGCCGTACGTCGATCAAGGACCGCTGTTCAAAGCCTATGATCCCGCGCGGCGCTGGGATGAAGCCCCCAATACTGATGTCCTGACGACGAGGGTCTATCCAATGCTCTGCCCGGCCGTCGAGCGCCAGCACGATGAGGCCGGACGGTATTTCGCGTCCTACGTGGCGCCGATCGGTCCAGAGACGGTCCTGAGAAGAACGGAATCACTCCAGTTCGCAGAGATCACTGACGGAACTTCCAGCACGCTGATGGTCGTCGAAGCCTGCGGGCTCGAGATCCCGTGGACAGAGCCGCGCGACTTCGATGTGACGCGGGGACCGATCGGGATTGATCTGAAGGGGCACGGCAGGACCGATTCGCCGGGGCTGATGTCGGGTTATCATACGGGGGGCGTGCACGTACTTTTCGGCGATGGGGCGGTCCGGTTCCTTTCGCAGAAGACCGATCCGGCGGTCCTCAATGCTCTGCTGACCGCCGATGGCGGGGACGATCCGGGGGAGGATTGGTGA
- a CDS encoding IS1380 family transposase yields the protein MSLQGVLPFVLDFLPRKPIEIEVSRAQLTGDAGLLPIRQFDEAICLTQRFADALTDARTGDVRHSNRSLVRQRIYGILADYEDQNDHDALRSDPAFKLVCDRQPDGRDLASQPTLSRFENAVTIADLKRLRDVLCDQFLDAFAAPPSRITLDIDAFDDPAHGRQQLIAFHGYYEQYQYLPIAITCAETDTVALVGLRHGTCAAFLGADDDLRYLARRIRERFPDVEIVVRGDSGFGVPLMYDVCAELGLTHTFGLAMNARLKAASDALLAQAQQQFDETGEKQRLFLALEYQADAWPQPRQVVVKCEVHEQGTNRRAVSTNRPGWTVNPAAVYDEYAERGESENRNKELKRELAADRLSDHRFLANFFRLHLHTAALNLLVRLRRATARPLPTIDPSGEIPVEAFADRQRRGWFNRRRREDPLGEGFATTWRQHLIKAAAEITVSARRVVVKLSASWPYAEEYRRISQAVLAWPRTS from the coding sequence ATGAGTTTACAGGGTGTGCTGCCGTTTGTCCTCGATTTCCTCCCCCGAAAACCGATCGAAATCGAAGTCTCCCGGGCGCAGCTCACCGGCGACGCCGGGCTCTTGCCGATCCGCCAGTTCGATGAGGCGATTTGTCTGACGCAGCGCTTCGCCGACGCGCTGACCGACGCCCGAACCGGGGATGTCCGGCATTCGAATCGGTCGCTGGTCCGGCAGCGGATCTACGGCATCCTGGCCGACTACGAGGACCAGAACGACCACGATGCGCTGCGCAGCGACCCCGCCTTCAAGCTGGTCTGCGATCGCCAGCCGGACGGGCGCGATCTGGCCAGCCAGCCGACGCTCTCGCGGTTCGAAAACGCCGTCACGATCGCCGACCTCAAACGTCTGCGGGACGTCCTGTGCGATCAGTTCCTCGACGCCTTCGCCGCGCCCCCGTCCCGCATCACGCTCGACATCGACGCCTTCGACGATCCCGCACACGGCCGGCAGCAGTTGATCGCCTTTCACGGCTACTACGAGCAGTACCAGTACCTGCCGATCGCCATCACCTGCGCCGAGACGGACACGGTCGCGCTGGTCGGGCTGCGTCACGGCACCTGCGCGGCGTTCCTCGGAGCGGACGACGACCTGCGGTATCTCGCCCGCCGCATCCGCGAGCGATTCCCGGACGTGGAGATCGTCGTCCGCGGCGACAGCGGCTTCGGCGTGCCGCTGATGTACGACGTCTGCGCCGAACTGGGGCTGACGCACACCTTCGGCTTGGCGATGAATGCCCGCCTGAAAGCCGCCAGCGACGCCCTGCTGGCGCAGGCCCAGCAGCAGTTCGACGAGACCGGCGAAAAGCAGCGGCTGTTCCTGGCGCTGGAGTACCAGGCCGATGCGTGGCCGCAGCCGCGGCAGGTCGTCGTCAAGTGCGAAGTCCACGAACAGGGGACCAACCGCCGGGCCGTGTCGACCAACCGGCCCGGCTGGACCGTCAACCCGGCGGCCGTTTACGACGAGTACGCCGAGCGGGGCGAGAGCGAGAACCGGAACAAGGAGCTGAAGCGGGAGCTGGCGGCGGATCGGCTCAGCGATCACCGCTTCCTCGCAAACTTCTTCCGGCTGCACCTGCACACAGCGGCGTTGAACCTGCTCGTGCGTCTGCGGCGGGCGACCGCGCGCCCGCTCCCCACGATCGATCCGAGCGGAGAGATCCCGGTGGAAGCGTTCGCCGACCGGCAGCGGCGAGGCTGGTTCAATCGTCGTCGTCGCGAGGATCCGCTGGGCGAGGGGTTCGCTACGACATGGCGTCAGCATCTGATCAAGGCGGCGGCGGAGATTACGGTCAGCGCCCGCCGGGTGGTCGTGAAGTTGAGCGCGAGCTGGCCGTATGCGGAAGAGTACCGCCGGATCTCGCAGGCGGTGCTGGCTTGGCCGCGCACCTCCTGA
- the hemW gene encoding radical SAM family heme chaperone HemW translates to MSDFRSLYVHVPFCRHRCGYCDFTLIAGRDDLIGDYLKGLARELDLLGHVPVREDERPELDTLFFGGGTPTHLPPKELTRLFQIVLSRFRLAEGAEVCVEANPRDLTDERLDVLRRSGMNRLSLGGQSFDARALALLERDHAPEELAEIVRRITPGWENVSLDLIFGVPGQSLESWEETLQRATSLGVSHVSTYGLTFEANTAFETRRRRGELEPVDEELERAMYDVAMETLEAAGYAQYEISSFAKPGFACRHNQIYWSGDSYEAVGPGAARYLEGARETNIRSVLGWLARLERGESPVAEAEELAPEARARELIFLNLRRVRGIDRTDFRERTGFSLDRLAGPAILHHTQAGNLEDDGQTIRLTRAGRFLADHVMADFLG, encoded by the coding sequence ATGTCCGACTTCCGTTCCCTCTATGTGCATGTTCCGTTCTGTCGGCATCGGTGCGGTTACTGCGACTTTACGCTGATCGCCGGGCGGGATGACCTGATCGGCGATTACCTCAAGGGGCTGGCGCGCGAGCTGGATCTGCTGGGGCATGTCCCCGTCCGCGAAGACGAACGCCCCGAGCTCGACACCCTGTTCTTCGGCGGCGGCACGCCGACGCATCTGCCGCCGAAGGAGCTGACCCGGCTGTTCCAGATCGTCCTGAGCCGATTTCGCCTGGCGGAGGGGGCCGAGGTTTGCGTCGAAGCCAACCCGCGCGATCTGACCGACGAACGGCTGGACGTCCTCCGGCGGTCGGGCATGAATCGCCTGAGTCTGGGCGGCCAGTCGTTCGATGCCCGCGCCCTAGCCCTCCTCGAACGGGACCACGCTCCCGAGGAGCTGGCGGAAATCGTCCGCCGGATCACGCCGGGCTGGGAGAACGTGTCGCTCGATCTGATCTTCGGCGTTCCCGGCCAGTCGCTGGAGTCGTGGGAGGAGACGCTGCAGCGGGCGACGTCGCTGGGGGTGTCGCACGTCTCGACCTACGGACTGACGTTCGAAGCGAACACCGCCTTCGAAACCCGCCGGCGGCGCGGCGAGCTGGAGCCGGTCGACGAAGAGCTCGAACGGGCGATGTACGACGTCGCGATGGAGACACTCGAAGCGGCGGGTTACGCCCAGTACGAAATTTCCAGCTTCGCGAAACCCGGATTTGCCTGCCGGCACAACCAGATTTACTGGTCGGGGGACAGTTATGAAGCGGTCGGGCCGGGAGCGGCGCGTTATCTGGAGGGGGCCCGCGAGACAAACATCCGCAGCGTGCTGGGCTGGCTGGCCCGGCTGGAGCGGGGGGAATCGCCGGTCGCGGAAGCGGAAGAGCTCGCTCCCGAAGCCCGCGCCCGCGAGCTGATTTTTCTCAATCTCCGCCGGGTCCGCGGCATCGACCGGACCGATTTTCGCGAGAGAACGGGCTTCTCGCTTGACCGCCTGGCGGGCCCGGCGATCCTGCATCACACGCAGGCCGGCAACCTGGAAGACGACGGCCAGACGATCCGGCTGACGCGCGCGGGACGGTTTCTGGCGGATCATGTGATGGCGGATTTTTTGGGGTAG
- the serA gene encoding phosphoglycerate dehydrogenase, producing MHRVLITDSLSKAGLEILKNTPGIEVDERKGLTPEQVREALKDADGIIIRSGTRLTPELLKDQPRLKAIVRAGVGVDNIDLPAATREGIVVMNTPAGNTISTAEHAFAMMMSLARNIPPACATLKGGKWDKKSYTGTQLAGKVLGIIGLGRIGVSVARRALAFEMKVVGYDPFMSPERAKELGIELQASLDDMLPQIDFLTLHTHFTPETANMINAARLAQMKKGVRIVNCARGGIVNEQELADAIESGHVAGAAFDVFVQEPPKDFRLINLPQVVCTPHLGASTDEAQELVALEAAEIMSGFLTRNEVRHAVNMAPVSGAEMADNQIYLDLGLRLGLLMAQVTKGTGIRSVKLMFRGEAANKKTKLIGSSFAAGLLMDAVDGVNIVNAEMLAKERGIEITESLSTEVGDFSSLVSATVVTDQGEFTAAGTVFGKQFLRLVRFDKFHLDAYLDGLLLAYRHIDKPGVIGFIGSVCGKNNVNIAHMALGREKAEPGGDALAVLNLDNEPSADVLKEMAENGAVTSVQLIRLPKAGEPLPWLGGK from the coding sequence ATGCATCGCGTGCTGATTACCGACAGCCTCTCGAAAGCCGGTCTCGAGATCCTCAAGAACACCCCCGGCATCGAGGTCGACGAACGCAAGGGACTCACTCCCGAGCAGGTCCGCGAAGCCCTCAAAGACGCCGACGGCATCATCATCCGCAGCGGCACCAGGCTGACGCCGGAACTGCTCAAGGATCAGCCGCGGCTGAAAGCGATCGTCCGGGCCGGCGTCGGCGTCGACAACATTGACCTTCCCGCCGCCACCCGCGAAGGAATCGTCGTCATGAACACCCCGGCGGGGAACACCATCTCCACCGCCGAGCACGCCTTCGCCATGATGATGTCCCTCGCCCGCAACATTCCCCCCGCCTGCGCGACCCTCAAGGGGGGCAAGTGGGATAAGAAGAGCTACACCGGGACGCAGCTCGCCGGCAAGGTGCTGGGGATCATCGGCCTGGGCCGGATCGGCGTTTCGGTCGCTCGCCGGGCGCTGGCCTTCGAAATGAAGGTGGTCGGCTATGACCCGTTCATGTCCCCCGAGCGGGCCAAGGAGCTGGGGATCGAGCTGCAGGCGAGTCTGGACGACATGCTGCCGCAGATCGACTTCCTGACGCTCCACACGCACTTCACGCCCGAAACGGCGAACATGATCAACGCCGCCCGCCTCGCCCAGATGAAGAAGGGCGTGCGGATCGTCAACTGCGCCCGCGGCGGCATCGTCAACGAACAGGAACTCGCCGACGCCATCGAATCCGGCCACGTCGCCGGCGCGGCGTTCGACGTCTTCGTGCAGGAGCCCCCCAAGGACTTCCGCCTCATCAATCTGCCGCAAGTCGTCTGCACGCCGCACCTGGGGGCTTCGACCGACGAAGCCCAGGAGCTGGTGGCCCTCGAAGCGGCCGAGATCATGTCCGGCTTCCTGACCCGCAACGAAGTCCGTCACGCGGTCAACATGGCCCCGGTCTCCGGGGCCGAGATGGCCGACAACCAGATTTACCTGGACCTCGGCCTCCGCCTGGGGCTCCTGATGGCGCAGGTCACGAAGGGGACCGGCATCCGGAGCGTCAAGCTGATGTTCCGCGGCGAAGCGGCGAACAAGAAGACCAAGCTGATCGGCTCCAGCTTTGCCGCCGGGCTGCTGATGGACGCTGTCGACGGGGTTAACATCGTCAACGCCGAGATGCTCGCCAAGGAACGGGGGATCGAGATCACCGAGTCTCTTTCGACCGAAGTCGGCGATTTTTCCTCGCTGGTCTCGGCGACGGTGGTGACCGATCAGGGCGAGTTCACCGCGGCCGGCACGGTGTTCGGCAAACAGTTCCTGCGTCTGGTACGGTTCGACAAGTTCCACCTCGACGCCTACCTCGACGGCCTGCTGCTGGCCTACCGCCACATCGACAAGCCGGGCGTGATCGGTTTCATCGGTTCGGTCTGCGGCAAGAACAATGTGAATATCGCCCACATGGCGCTGGGTCGGGAAAAGGCGGAACCGGGCGGGGACGCCCTCGCGGTGCTGAATCTGGACAACGAGCCGTCGGCCGACGTCCTCAAGGAAATGGCGGAAAACGGGGCCGTCACCAGCGTGCAGCTCATTCGGCTGCCGAAGGCTGGCGAGCCGCTCCCCTGGCTCGGCGGCAAATAG